The sequence below is a genomic window from Lolium perenne isolate Kyuss_39 chromosome 7, Kyuss_2.0, whole genome shotgun sequence.
CAAAGCATGAGTTATCCTTTCGCCTACCTCCACAGGTTATGGCTCACGATTCAGATACCTCCATTGATTTCTTCAAGGGGTCGATCGTGGAGGAAAGGAAGAGACATGATAACTCGTACCACCAGGGAAGATGTAGTAATGGGGCTGCATGTGGGCTCAATAAATTGCCTGCACGGTTGCGCATTCTTTGGTAATGAAGAGACTATGTAGATTGAACGGAAACTGGAACCCAACGCACGACGACACAGCGTGCTGCGTGCGAATACGGCGTGTGAGAGGAACAGAGGCGACGTGGCTTCATGAGAGGCCAGGAAAATTAGTTAGTGGGGGCTTCCTATTTAGAGATAGAAgattaggctggtcatagtgcatagtatcatatactagtatcatgcatatgatacttgtctatgatactatctctatagtgggtggtattatagtGTAGTATCATAAACTTGTAAATTTATTATTTTGTAGAATATCCCAATGTAAATCtatgtacaagatctatttgatattTACTTTTCTCGTAacgtgcgctatgatacagtatctacctatcttACTCTAATTCTATCTATCCTCATTAATTAGATGCCACATCATCATTTTTGTGGACCtaggatgcatgatactacctatgatagtaGCACTATGGCCAGTCTTAACATAAGATCACACTTCTCAAGATAAGATGATTCTACAATCTAATAAATATAACATGCATGATACCACATATATGTaattacccactatgaaggtagtaacatagggtagtaatatgcaccatgttactactctattgtTATTTCCCACTATAACTAGTCTCATGTCCATATTACCACCGACCAACAACTAACAAACGGTTACGTGCTTTGTTAGAAATTAGGAATTAATTGTAGTACATGTTCAACCAAGTCGCCATGCTTTGTTAGAAGTTAGGAATTTATTTGCAGTACACGTTCAACAACTCACCATGCTTTGTTAGAAGTTAGGAATTTATTTGCAGTACACGTTCAACAACTCACCATGAATCTACACTTGCTCCGGACCAGTCTGACATGCACGCATATAGTTTAAATATAAATAAAAGTTATGCGATTGCATTCATATTAAAAAAATGTTTTCATGGAACAACTTTTGTGATATATAATTCATCTTttattcagcaaattaacggtgaAACTATTTTTCGATGGAATATTTCTAAACAATGGTGCATGTGCATTGTTAATATCTCGATGGACCATGAAATGTACGGAAATGCTAGACTTACGGACAAAGGCTTACAGAAAGATGATACGGACTGACGTGTAAACAAGTGGTTGGTTTAATTTCTCCACCCCTCCGTAATTCCAGGGATTCAACCAGTGGCATGCCTCCAAGTCTGTCCGTAGGATCCAATCTGTAGAAAACCTCCCGTATGTGTAGCATTACTGTGAAATGTACTAGCAGATGGATGCTAGTACTACAGTACATTCGGATCAGAATATTTTCCCCATAACGTTGTAATGAGACTGTCGGCTGCCAGCGCAAAACAACACTACTCAAAACAGTTGCTTGCATGTACAGTACGCGGCATGTTCGATCAGTCACCTTAACAAGCACACAAATCAACGCCGAAAAACAACGACGCACGCAGTCCAGTCCAGTCCAGTCCAGAGCGCGCGCAGTTGGGCAACATGGTCAGCTCGCCGGCCCTTGGCAGCAAGCACTGGCTCAAAGCCCTGTACCAGCTGGATGTGAACAaattcctcgtcgtcgtcgtggtGCCGGTGACAGCCGCCGTCGCTCTCCGCAAAGCCGTGCAGCTCAGCCCTGACGAGCTCCTCTCCCGGCTCCATGGCCTGCGGCAGGTTCACGTTTTCCTGGGCGTCTTCCTCCCGCTGGCCTTGGCCACCCTCTACCTGATGTGCCGCCCTCGCAGCGTGTACCTCGTCGACTACGCTTGCTGCCGGCCAAAGCCCAACTGCCGCGTCTCCATGGCCTCCTTCACCGAGAACTTACGATGCATGCCGTACCTGGACGACGGCGCCTTCCGCTTCATAATACGCATGCTGCAGCGCTCAGGCCTCGGCGACCAGACCTACCTCCACCCGTCCCTGCACCACATCCCGCCGCGCTGCTGCCTGAGCTCAAGCCGCGATGAGGCGGAGCAGGTCATCTTCGCCGCCATGGACGACCTGCTCGCCAAGACGTCCGTAGCTCCGGGCGACATCGACATACTCGTGACCAACTGCAGCGCCTTCAACCCGACGCCAAGCCTGGCCGACATCATCGTGAACAGGTACAAGCTGCGGGACGACGTCCGGAGCGTGCACGTCTCCGGGATGGGGTGCAGCGCGGGGGTGATCGCCCTGGAGGTGGCGAGGAACCTCCTGCAGGCGGCGGCGCAGGGCGCGCGTGCTCTGGTGGTGTCCACGGAGACCACCTCGCTCATCAACTACACGGGGAAGAACCGGGCGATGCTGCTGCCCGCCGCGCTGTTCCGCATgggcgcggcggcggtgctgCTGTCGACGTCTAGGTCGGGGTCCCGGTTCCGGCTCACGCACATCGTGCGGACGCTCACCGCGGCGGAGGACAGGGCGTACCGGTGCGCGTaccaggaggaggacgaggagggccAGACGGGGGTGAACCTGTCCAAGGACCTCGTGGCCATCGCCGGGGAGACGCTCAAGGCCAACATCGTGGCCATAGGGTCCGTCGTTCTCCCGCCGTCGGAGAAGCTGCTCTTCGCGCTCTCGCTCGTTGCGAGGAAGGTGCTCGGCAGGATGATCAAGCTGTACGTGCCTGATTTCCGCACCGCGTTCGAGCATTTCTGCATCCACGCCGGCGGCCGGGCGGTGGTGGACGCGGTGCAGAGCAGCCTGGGCTTGTCGGACGAGAACGTGGAGCCGTCGCGGATGACGCTGCACCGGTTCGGGAACACGTCGAGCAGCTCGTTGTGGTACGAGCTGGCCTACATCGAGGCCAAGAGACGGACGCGGAAGGGCGATCGGCTTTGGATGGTCGGCTTCGGGTCCGGGTTCAAGTGCAACAGCGCCGTGTGGGAGTGCATCAGATCGCCCAGCGACACCACTGGTGGCGCGCCCTGGGCTGATTCCATCCATCAGTATCCTGTCAAGATCTTGAAGGTTGGCTGAATGTATTTATGCAGCACGAGAATAATCTAAGTCCAGCCAATAATAACCTTTGAGTTGTTGATGGGAAAATACTTTCAGAATGTAATTTTTCCTCTACTTAGTGCGAAAGATATCATAATCATCAATATTGATCCTATCAACAAAGCCAATGAACCCGTTTCGTCTAGCCGGTGTAAGACTTAAGGATCCTATACACATTTGTGAAACATGAGGAGTTCTGATAAGTGCAAAGCACACCGTtgagaaaccccaagaggaaggagaggggctgccgaggaacACACAATCAATCTAGCCATAACCACCGTAAGTCGAGAGTTAGGTCATACACAAATATAGCTTATCATCGAGTTCTTAGTCAAAgtcttcggctaccccattgtaacccgatattctcAATAAATCTTGGGATTTTTTTTAGGGTTTAGGCTTAGGGCTATTTTCAGAGATTTTTTTTTGGGAAAGTCATTTTATTCATTCTCTTGAGTATTTGGGAAATTTTGAGAACATTCAAAAAATCTGATGGACAAAATAAAACTATTCCGCAGGCTTTATTCACTAATGTAAACAAGGTTTAAAGAAAAATTAAAATATCCCTAAAAAGTTCTAATCTCTTGAGAAATTAAGCACAATCAAATCAATTCATTCAataaaattttattttatttaacATTCCAAAATGGTAAATTTTAGGATGTTACAATTACCATCATACTTTAAGTGTCAAGTAAATACACCAACTAAAAAAGGTGATCCTTTTAATAATTCAACATTTAAACCTTACAATATAAAATGCACAAATACGCCTGCTAATATCAGCGAAGTTCAGATGGTTGTGTGCAACAAAACGCTGGTTTAACTCGCTTCAAATCACATCCCAAATCATGCCCTGCATCGGTTCATGCAGAAAAATCGGCCTTGCTGTACCGTGGCTACCAGATATATTTGGCATTTGGCAACACCGTGGAATCGTGGATGCTCTAAGTGGATCGCAAGTATTTCAATGTCCACACTTACTTCTTTATATATAGTGGAGGCGGTGGCACACAAAAGGGGACACTTCCATCATCTTCATCTTATTCTCGTTTAAATTTAAAATATTTCAAAGATATACCATATCGGCATGATAGTAATTGAAGTTAAATATGACAATGAGATCTAGCACGAAACACAATATTAGCTACCAGCTCCGCCAGAAAAGCACTTCCGCAGAAATCACCCTCATTTTGTGGCCACCGGGTAGCGATGCATGCAGCCGTCCCACGGCCCGCTGACCAAAGCAGCCGGCGGCCGGAGGCACACCCACACCGCGCTGTTGCACTTGAACCCTGACCCAAACCCGATCATCCACACGCGGTCACCCTTGCGCACGCGGTACTTGGCCTCCAGGTACGCCAGCTCGTACCAGACCGAGCTGCTCGACGTGTTGCCGAACCGGTGCAGCGCCATGCGCGACGGCTCCACCAGCTCGTCCGACAGCCCGAGTCCCCGCTGCAGCTCGTCGATCACAGCGCGCCCGCCGGCGTGGATGCAGAAGTGCTCGAACGCCGTGCGGAAGTCCGGGATGTACGGCTTGACGCCCTGGCTGTTGAACACCCGGCGCGCGACGAAGGATAGCGCGTACGTGAGGATCTCCGACGCCGGGAGCACCAGGGGCCCCAGCGTGGCCATGTGCGCCGTCAGCGTGTCGCCGGCCACGGACATCACCTCCTTGGACAGCGCGATGCCGCGCTCCCCCGCCGCGTCGTCCTCCTGCTGCACGCACCCGTAGGCGCGGCCGTCGCGCCCCGCGTGCGTGCGCACCACCCGGGCCAGCCGGTACCGCGCGTGGGAGCGGGACGTGGACAGCAGCGCCGCCGACGCGCCCATCCGGAAGAGGCAGTTCTGCAGCAGCATCGCGCGCTCGTCCCCGGAGTAGTAGTCGGAGGTGAGGATCTCCGTGGACACCACCAGCGCGTACGCCGCGTCGTCTCCTCCGCGCTGCAGGATGTTCTGCGCGAGCCCGACGCCGGTGATCCCGGCGCTGCACCCCATCCCGGAGAGGTTGAAGCACCGGACGTCGCTTCGGAGCCCGTACCTGTGCACCACCATGTCGGCCATGCACGGCGTCGTGGAGAACAGGGTGCAGTTCACCACCACCACCCCGATGTCACCGGCGCGGACGCCGGTCTTGGCGAGGACGGCGTCGACCGCGGAGAAGATGCCCCGCTCGGCCTCGGCGCGGGCGGCATTCAGCGTCTTCTCCGGAGGGATGAGGTGGAGGGCCGGCGGGAGGCACGTCTCCTCGCCGAAGCCGGAGCGCTCGATGAGGCGGGACTGGAAGCCGACGCTCTTGGCGTCGAAGCACGGCGCGAGCTCCGCGTGCTCGACGTACTTGGCGAGCGGCACGCGGAGGGAAGCCGGCGGACGGAAGCACGCGTAGTCCACCAGGTACACTGGGCGCTGGCGCAGCCTGCTTGATGTGATGTAGAGGAGTAGTGCGACAATGGCAGCGAGCAGAGTGAGGCGGCCGGCGTAGAGAAGGGTTTGGTGGTGGGTGGTGGTGACAGTGAAGGAGGAGAGCCACGCAGTGAAGCGCAGTGCGGCAGTGGCAGAGAAAGAGAAAGCGGCGAGGGTGATGCGGCGGCTGGCGACAAAGCGGTACGCCGGCGCGACGAGGCTGAACAGGAGTGAGGAAGTCGCCATCGTCGAGGAGTCCTAGGGGCGGCGGGATTATGACTCTGTTTCTTAGTTGGAGACTAGCCGGAGCTGACGAATTTATATACAGTACTGAGCTCTAAGGGCCGAGGTTGGGTGCGATTGAGGACTTGAAGAGACGACCGTAGCTCACGCGTTGGGTCTTGATTTTGTTCCCCCAGTATTTGTCAGAAATATAAGTGGCATGCTGAAATATTAGCATGTTACTATATTAATGTTGATAGAAATTAGTTATATACAAAATTATTAGTTCGCATTTCTTCTGGGACTTCGTGATGAACGTTGTGTAGTGGATTAGAAACGCCGAATGGACAACTCCACTAGTAACTAGCATTTCTTGTGATTTCGATGATAAACATAATGATTTTGATTATAGTAGTAATATTATTAGAAGCTTGTTTTTTCACAAAGGATATGACATCGTGCCAAGTTTGCATGAGTGGGAGAACTATCTTTCGATGGGCTCATGATTTAGTGTCcatcacatcaaaggttcaagaatTCAATGGTATAGCAAACTATTCATTTTCATACATTTGTATCATTTTCTTTTTCTTGTAGTGCTTTGTCTATTTATTTAATGTGCGACTCTGCAGAGTCTGTCCCATTCAACTTAAAGTTGGATTTCAATGAAATAACATGAGCCATTGTGCAATTCCAGGCGCATGGGTGAACATACAACATTAACGTGCAGAAAAGTCAAACAAGGACATGTTTGGGAGGCATCCAGTGGAATCGGTTCATTACACATAACCATCTCATCGGAGGAGAAATATTATGCTTTTCCACTGGAGGAGGAGATTGAAGGATAAATGTTGTATTTTTCTATAGTGTtggcgaggaggatgaggaaggcGAGAAAAGTGAGAAAGGTGAGGGAAGAAAGAAagacggggaagaagaccccTTCGAATCTACCACTGTCACCCAAAGATGTAATCTTGCCGAGAGTGAGGAAGAACACTCACAAATCTTAATTACCTACCACTAATACATTCGCCGGGGTGCTATTTGTGGCGCGCTTTACTAGGACGAATGTTGGCAGATACACTATGGTACGTTCTTTTAAGTTACATAtatttcttcctttatttgtttcCAACTTCGTAGGAAAATGGTTTGAATTCGAGTTATCTTTTTTGTTTGGTTGGAGTACATGTTTGAGCAAGTTGTAGGGTCAACACCATCCCGTGCAAGAGGGAGGCAGATGGCCGCCTCTCCTTCAGCAGTGAGGCCGTGGCGGAGCTTGGGCcaaatttggggggggggggggggggggggaatgggCCAAATCCCTACAGTTTCTTCATGAATTGTTcatgggggggggggaggggggctgACTTGGTTGTAGCTCCGTCAATGCAGTGATGGGTGGAAGAACTTCATCCAGAGCATAGATCTACAACTTCGGAAAGCTAGGATCATCACTTCCAAGACTACTGCGTGCAAGAACCTGCACATGATGTTCGTCATCGACATTCTTAATGATTTGGCGGGAGCGATACTCTTCTTTCTTTATTGAGATTGTTAATGCTGAATTTCGGCCAAGATTCGCTATAACTTTTTGGCTGTCAAATATGAAATGGTGGCATGCTACAGTGCTACACTAAGAGTAGTTATGCTAGTAGTGGTGGTGACATATCGCTTAACATGCCACCAGTACTTTTTTAAAGATGGTGGCGCGGGGCAGGCACGTCACCTTACCAGTGGCGATACACTGGTTAATGTGACACTACATGTCACTTAACAGTTAACACTGATTCTGACATACCACCAACAGGCTATTCTGCACTAGTGTAATTCAAACGaaatatccaaaaaaaaaaaatcacatttGCTCGATATAATTTTCCAAAAGAACAGTTCATGTCCGCGTCTTGATTTTGATCGTACACTCGTAGTGCAGGGTTGGCAACTTGACTCGACCTAAGTGGCTGATCTCCTTTTCCTTATTAGAGAGTACCGTCTCACTTGCATGTTACTATCAGGTACGTACTCTCTTAACACTATATATCTCTGTACTCGCACAATGTTAACTAGCTGCAGTGACGCATCTTGACAAAACGAGACCAGTGTTCCCGTACGTGGCTGCTTGTTGTGTGATCGACGCTTTGCATCCCTATTCGCCATGCACGAAAAGGCAATATAAGAGAGCCATAAAGAGATGAACGTACGGCTGGTCGGCGTCTAGCTTGGTGGAGCGCCATGAACGACACCGCACATGCCGCGCCATTACCACGCGCTTGAATGCTCTTGATGCTTAAGCCTAGGGGCCAACCTCGATCGTTGCAGCAGCGGAGGCATGCTGCCCGCATGTGCCTCGAACAGTACTAGCAGGACTGAAGAGACTGTTTGTTCTTGACGGGATCGGAGCAGTGGATGGTCGCTGTGCCGCATAGAATGTGGATCTCAGCCAGAAGCTCCAAGTGATGTGTCTGAGACTTGGAATAAGTGGCAATTTTTTTGGCAATAATCAATTCTTTCATTACGGAGGAGGAAGTGAGAAACAGAGAGGAAGGAGATAGAAGCTGTGGAGGCCCAAGCCGAGCTGTTGCTGCCCTTCTCCTTGGTGACTTCTAGATGGCCCAAGCCAAGCAGATGGCAGCCCACATCCGGCCCACGAGTAGGGAATAAGGGCATCTTCAGCGGCGCGACGGAAACGgacagcgaccgtttgcgtccgcgcggaccggaaatgcatctggcaccacctccagcgggacgacgcaaagtgaccggaccgtccacggagacgcaaacctgacacaaatatgcgtcaggtttgcgtctccgcggactctCGGGGTCGCGCCTAGCGTCCGCTCGCATCCCCACGGGCCCTCATGGCAGCGACCCAGGTTCGATCAGCCTCGAATTCACAACGAGCGCCGGTGTGGCAACCGCGCCGACCAACCGCCGCAATGGAGCGCcaaaccgccgcggaagagcaaccgacgGCCTCTTCGTTATACGCGCCGCCCTTAATCCCCGCAGATTATAACTCATGCGTctacggtaattcaagttcaaccgcctccttcttcttcctcttcttcttcttctccaacaccggcacgccatgagcgactacacgctgccgtccgactcggagagcgagggcaagtcgcCCGGATTTCTGCATTGGTGAGAATCCCCTGCGACGCCAAGCGATCCGGGCtccacgctgatacgtctcaaacgtatctataatttcttatgttccatgctagttttatgacaatactcacatgttttatatacactttacatcattattatgcattttccggcactaacctattaacgagatgccgaagcgccagttcctgttttgtgctatttttggtttcagaaatcctacacaggaaatattctcggaattggacgaaattaacgcccagggtgttatttttccacggagcttccagaagaccgaagaggatacgaagtggggccacgaggtggtgacaccacaaggcggcgcggccaaggtggggcccgcgccgccctatggtgtgggcccctcgtgagcccccccgactctgcccttccgcctacttaaactctccgtcgcgaaaaccctatgaccgagagccacgatacgagaaaagttccagagacgccgccgccgccaatcccatctcgggggattcaggagatcgcctccggcaccctgccggagaggggaatcatcacccggaggactctacatcaccatgatcgcctccggactgatgtgtgagtagttcatccttggactatgggtccatagcagtagctagatggttgtcttctcctcttgtgctatcatgttagatcttgtgagctgcctatcatgatcaagatcgtctatttgtaatgctacatgttgtgtttgttgggatccgatgaatatggaatactatgtcaagttgattaccaatctatcatatatgtgttatttatgttgttgcatgctctccgttgctagtagaggctctggccaagttgatacttgtgactcaaagaggaggtatttatgctcgatagtgggttcatgcctccattgaatctgggacagtgacagaaagttctaaggttgtggatgtgctgttgccactagggataaaacatcaatgctttgtctaaggatatttgtgttgattacattacgcaccatacttaatgcaattgtctgttgtttgcaacttaatactggaaggggtgcggatgctaacctgaaggtggactttttaagcatagatgcatgctggatagcggtctatgtactttgtcgtaatgccctaattaaatctcatagtagtcatcatgatatgtatgtgcattgttatgccctctctatttgtcaattccccaactgtaattttgttcacctaacatgctatttcttattggagagacaccactagtgaactgtggaccccggtccattcttttacatctgaaatacaatctactgcaaactctgttctttgttgttcttcacaagcaaacatcattctccacaccatacgtttaatcctttgtttacagcaagccggtgagattgacaacctcactgttaagttggggcaaagtattttgattgtgttgtgcaggttccacgttggcgccggaatccctggtgttgcgccacactacactccttcaccaacaaccttcacgtggccttcatctcctactggttcaataaccttggtttcttactgagggaaaacttgctgcttgatacgtcccaaacgtatctataatttcttatgttccatgctacttttttgatgatactcacatgttttatacacattatatgtcatatttatgcgttttccggaactaacctattgacgagatgccaaagggccagttgctgttttctgctgttttttgtttcagaaatcctagtaaggaaatattctcggaatcggacgaaatcaatgcccagcatcctatttttctacgaagcttccagaacacccgagagccaccagaggggaaccctggtgggcccagatgatagggtggcgcggccagggcctgggccgcgcccccctgttgtgtcatcgccccgtcagccctccgactccgcctcttcgcctatttaaaggtccctgacctaaaacctcgatacggaaaagccacggtacgagaaaccttccagagccgccaccatcgcgaagccaagatctgggggacaggagtctctgttccggcacgccgccgg
It includes:
- the LOC127317330 gene encoding 3-ketoacyl-CoA synthase 5, with product MVSSPALGSKHWLKALYQLDVNKFLVVVVVPVTAAVALRKAVQLSPDELLSRLHGLRQVHVFLGVFLPLALATLYLMCRPRSVYLVDYACCRPKPNCRVSMASFTENLRCMPYLDDGAFRFIIRMLQRSGLGDQTYLHPSLHHIPPRCCLSSSRDEAEQVIFAAMDDLLAKTSVAPGDIDILVTNCSAFNPTPSLADIIVNRYKLRDDVRSVHVSGMGCSAGVIALEVARNLLQAAAQGARALVVSTETTSLINYTGKNRAMLLPAALFRMGAAAVLLSTSRSGSRFRLTHIVRTLTAAEDRAYRCAYQEEDEEGQTGVNLSKDLVAIAGETLKANIVAIGSVVLPPSEKLLFALSLVARKVLGRMIKLYVPDFRTAFEHFCIHAGGRAVVDAVQSSLGLSDENVEPSRMTLHRFGNTSSSSLWYELAYIEAKRRTRKGDRLWMVGFGSGFKCNSAVWECIRSPSDTTGGAPWADSIHQYPVKILKVG
- the LOC127317329 gene encoding 3-ketoacyl-CoA synthase 6-like, giving the protein MATSSLLFSLVAPAYRFVASRRITLAAFSFSATAALRFTAWLSSFTVTTTHHQTLLYAGRLTLLAAIVALLLYITSSRLRQRPVYLVDYACFRPPASLRVPLAKYVEHAELAPCFDAKSVGFQSRLIERSGFGEETCLPPALHLIPPEKTLNAARAEAERGIFSAVDAVLAKTGVRAGDIGVVVVNCTLFSTTPCMADMVVHRYGLRSDVRCFNLSGMGCSAGITGVGLAQNILQRGGDDAAYALVVSTEILTSDYYSGDERAMLLQNCLFRMGASAALLSTSRSHARYRLARVVRTHAGRDGRAYGCVQQEDDAAGERGIALSKEVMSVAGDTLTAHMATLGPLVLPASEILTYALSFVARRVFNSQGVKPYIPDFRTAFEHFCIHAGGRAVIDELQRGLGLSDELVEPSRMALHRFGNTSSSSVWYELAYLEAKYRVRKGDRVWMIGFGSGFKCNSAVWVCLRPPAALVSGPWDGCMHRYPVATK